The segment TTCTATGAGGGACAGCAGAACCACATTGCGGTGGAAATCCTTAAGAATTGGTGCGCGCGCGCCGGTGTTCACTTCGGGCAAGCCATAGGCCAAGGCGCCGGGGAAATGCTGGGCTCCATGGATAAGGTTCCTCTGGGCCGGGGGCCGCTGAAGAATCTGGGCCGTGCCATGCATAGCCTGGCCGAGAGCATCCAGTCCAGAAGCGCCGGGGATTCCCTGCTCTTCAGTCCGAACTTCCCTCGCTTTGCCTGGAAATTCTATTCCACCCGTTCCTTCTGGCACCGCACAGCCAGGGAGAACGGGCTGAAGCCGAAGGATCTGCGGCGGAGGATGTAGCGAAAAGTGTAACCCATTGCATACTGGTGGGTTGCCGTACCCGATTACGATACGAGCGGAGGACTTAATATAGGACTTAGTTGCACTCCGTACACTTAAATCACCTGATATTGCACCAATGATGCGTTTAGTTGTATTTCGTACACCTAAACTCCAACAATACCAGGCTTCTTCCCATTCGGGCAGATTTAGTTGTACAAACTACATTTAGAAGCGGCGAACCCTCCTTTTCACTGTTTTTAAATGTATGGAATACAGCTATCCTTATCCGCGCTTGGAAGAAACGTAGTGCGATCTACGCCTTGAAAATCCAGGTTAATTAGAACAAACTTCTATGTAACCTTAAAAGCCCGGTCCCCAACAGGGACCAGGCTCTTTCACTTACAACCTCTATTCGCATGCCCAAGGAATGCCTCCCCCTGATCTCACCAGGTCTCACCGGCCCCCCAGGCTTTTATAGTTCCGCCAGCGACACTGTAACCTGTTCCACCAGCTTCTCCGGCTTGGCCGTGTTCCTGGAGCGGCAGTTCAGGAACTCCACTTCTTCCCCGTTCTCAATATAAAAGGCCGGGCCGTCGTGGTTCTCAATAGTGACCTGCTGGAACTGCACCTCGCGGACATTGCCAAGAAAGAAGCCCCGGCGCTGCATGTCCTGAAGCCCTGCCATCATGTCGGGCTGACCGGGCACGGCATGCTCCGCCATCGAGATATCAATGTTGGTGAAGGTGATTTCCGAGACGGCTTGCTCCGCCAGCCCGTACAGGAATCCGGCAGCGGCATGGACGTTGCGGGCGGTAATGTTGGCGTAATGAATCCGCCGGAACTGCGGCGTCTCTTCCGTCACCGGATACGGATTCTTGTCCCAGACGTATTTCTCCTTGCCCCGGGGCCCACAGAAATAGTAGAGATTCAGCGTGAAGGGACAGATCACATCCTCCATCACTATATTGCTGATCCGGATATCCTCAATAATCCCGCCCCGTCCCCGCCGGGACTTCATGCGGATGCCGCGGTCCGTCTGCTTAAATACACAATTGCTGATCGTCACATTGCGGATATCGCCGCTCATCTCACTGCCCAGCACCACCGCGCCGTGCCCGTGGACCATCACGCAGTTCGTAATCGTGATATTCTCGCAGGGAATCCGTTCCCGGGTATCCTCGGTGCCTGCCTTAATGGCAATACAGTCATCGCCGACATCGATATGGCAGTTGCTGATACGCACATCGCGGCAGGATTCGGGATTGATTCCATCGGTATTCGGCGAATCTGCCGGATTCAGGATCGACAGATTATCGATCATCACATTGCTGCAGTTGATCGGATTCACCGTCCAGCTTGGGGAATTCACCAGCGTTAGATCGCGGAGCGTCACCCGGTTGCAATCGTCGAAACCAATCAGTCTCGGACGGGGATACTCCAGCTCTTCCGGGCGGCTGCGGTGCTTCTCCCACCAGGGTTCTCCATTCCCGTCAATGGTTCCGCTCCCGGTAATCGAGACATTAGTCAGGCCCGCTCCGTAGATGCAGGCGGCATGAACCTCCCGCTTCACCCCTTCCCACCGTGATTCCACGGCAGGATAATCCGCCGGATCGGTACTGAAGGACAATACCGCACCAGGACTGAGATGCAGCTCAATATTGCTGTATAGACGGATTGCGCCGGTCAGGAAGGTGCCAGCCGGAATATATACCCTCCCGCCACCGGCACCGCGTGCTGCTGCAACCGCGTCCGCAATCGCTTGCGTTGCCGGTACTCCGCTGTCCCGCTGCGCTCCGTAGTCCACTATGTTATACACTGTCCGCCTCCTCTTCTAATCCGCTGCCGGTCCAGACAGCTTTATGCTCTATTACTCCTATGCCTGAACTAGCAGCTCCTAACTCCACTCCGCTTATGCCGGATACAAATCCTGCATCTCCACACAGGCCATCACCAGCGCGCCCACGCCATGCAGATCATTGCTGACCTTCGGGCGGGTAACATAGTTGCGGTAATCTCCCGCAGAGGTCCCGATGCAGATATCCGGCAGCAGCAGCCGGCCCTGCTCATCCCACTGGAGCACCTGAATTAAGCCTTCGTAGCCTTTACGCGCGGCTTCCGCCGCTTCATCCGCTACTTCAGCCGGAAGGATACCAAGCTTCACGGCTCTGGCAATCGTGTAGACGAACAGACAGGAGCCGGAGGTCTCCAGCCAATTGTCAGGCTCATGTCCCTTATCTACCACCTGATACCACAGGCCGCTTCCCGGATCCTGATAACGGATCAACGCCTGTACGAATCCGCTTAGCTCGGCTGCAAGCTCGGCCCGTCCAGGATCAGTCTCCGGCAGTTCATCCATGAACTGTGAGACGGCAAGCCCGTACCAGCCAAGCGAGCGGCTCCAGAATTCCGGCGAGCAGCCGGTGGCGGGATTCGACCATGGCATGCGGCGGCTCTCATCCCAGGCATGGTAGAGCAGGCCGGTTGCCTCGTCCTTCATGTATTTGCGCATCAGGCGCTCCTGGTGCAGCACCTCGGCCCGCAAGGCATCGTCTCTATAAATATTCGCGTACTTCAGCGAGAACACCCCGGCCATGTACAGTCCGTCCAGCCACATCTGGTTCGGATATTTGTCCTTATGCCAGTACCCTCCTTCGGAGGTCCGGTTCAGCGTCAGCAGCAGATGGCGAAGCTTGGCCGCCGCCTCCCGGTATTTCCGCTTGCCGGTCCGTTCATACAGCGTGAAGAGCAGCAGCCCCGCCTGGACGGCATCCAGCTCATCCCGGGCAAAGTCGAAATTCCCCTGCTCATCCACGAGATCATCCACATACTGCTTAATATAATCGATATAGCGGTCCTCCCGGAGCTTCTTCCACAGCAGCTCCATCCCGCACAGGAATACGCCCTGATGATAATGCCAGCGGTGCGCAGGCGGGAGTTCCCACGCCTGATACGTATCCATTAATGAATCACAGGCTTTTTGCGCCCATTCAATTGGTGTTTGCTGCAGACTGCCAATCATGATAATACCCCTTTCATCGTTTAGAAGGTCCCACCGTCCCTCGGCGGCCGTCAACATCTGTCAGTCATCAGCCCTTCATCGAGCCCAGCATCGCACCCTTGGCAAAATGCTTCTGCAGGAACGGGTACACCATCAGAATCGGCAGCGTAGCGACCACGATAACCGCCATCTTGATCGTCTGATCCGGCGGCGGAACCGTGCCGTCCAGTGTCGCACTGTGATCCATTCCGCTGGCCAGCACGACAATCTGTCGCAGCAGGACCTGAATCGGCCATTTGGCGCTGTTATCCAGATAGAGAATGGCACTCATATACGTGTTCCAATATGTCACGGCGTAGAATAGAGAGATCGTGGCAATCGCCGGCAGCGACAGGGGCAGCACGATTTTGAACAGAATCCCGAAGTCATTACAGCCGTCGATCTTGGCCGATTCCTCCAGCCCCTCAGGAATGTTCTGAAAAAAGTTCTTAAGTATAATCATATTGAACGCGCTGATCGCAGACGGAAGAATCAGCGCCGCATACGAGTCGATCAGCCCCAGCTCCTTCACCACCAGGAACGTAGGAATCATTCCCCCGTGGAACAGCATCGTGAACACCACCAGGAAGTTGAACACCCGGCGGCCGTCCAGATCCCTGCGGGAGAGACCGTAAGCCATCAGCGCCGTAATGAACATACTGAACAGTGTGCCTATCAGCGTGACTCCAATCGATACCCCTAAGGCTCTGAAGATCGTATTCGTGGAGAAAATAAATTTGTACGCCTCTAAGCTCCACACCTTCGGAATCAGCACAAACTTGTTGGCAGCCAGCTCAGCACTGGTTGTGAAGGAGCCTGCTACCACGTGGATGAACGGCAGCACCGTTACCAGTGCGATCAGGGCAAGCAGTATAAAGTTGACGGCAGAGAATAGTCTGCCGCTGAATGTGCGGTCTTCTACCATTTGAATTCCTCCTGCGGCATTTTAATATACGCCTTCTTCTCCTATTTTCTTGGACACCTTATTGACGGTCATGACCATGATCAGGCCCACAATCGACTTGAAGAAGCCGATGGCTGTACTGTAGCTGAACTGCCCTTGCCGCAGACCGGCGGTGTAGACATACGTATCGATAATTTCCGCAACCTCGCGGTTCATGGAGTTGAGCAGCAGGTAGACATGCTCGAAGCCCAGGTCGAGAACGGAACCGATTTTCAGAATAAACAGGGTGATGATCACTCCCCGGATGGCCGGAAGCGTAATATGCCAGACCTGTCTGAGCCGTCCGGCTCCGTCCATACGCGAAGCTTCATAGAGCCCCGGATCAATAGCCGCAATGGAAGCCAGATAGATGATCGTCCCCCAGCCTGCTTCCCGCCAGATGACCTGAAGGATATACATCGGCCGGAACCAGCCCGGACTCAGCAGGAAATTGATCTTGGCGAATCCGAAGTAAGCCAGCAGCTCGTTGATAATCCCCCCGTCCATCGTCACCATAACGAAGGAGATCGAGACGACGATCACCCACGACATGAAGTGCGGCAGATAGACCAGGGTCTGGAAGAATCTTTTGAAGAAGGTGCCTCTGAGTTCATTAAGCATCAGGGCCAGAATAATCGGAATCGGAAAATAAATCAGAATATTCATCCCGAACAGAATCAGCGTATTGGCTAATATGTTCAAGAAATCAGGCTCGGTGAACAGCCGGCTGAAATGCTTCATGCCCACCCATTCGCTCCCGGTAATCCCTTGGTAAGGCTTGTAATCCTGGAAGGAAATAATCAGTCCGTACATGGGCAAATATTTGAAGATAATGAAATACAGCACGCCGGGGATCAGCATCACATAGAGTAATTTGTTGCGCCACAGCCGCTTTTTCAGCTCACTGCTGCTCTTGTATTTCTTCGGCTGCGGTTCGGGAACTACGCGGGGCGGGGCGGTTACTTCCTGCATGATTCTCTTCCTTTCTCTGTAAATTATTCTATAGTGGAAAAAAAGGCCGCCGGAGCGCTAACCCGGGGCAGCCCTCTTCCTGTGTTCAGTCCGCTGTTATCGCGGCTGCGCTCTGTTTATTTTTTGTACGCGGCATTGTATTCTTCGATGATCTTCGCCCCGCCCCGGCTCTTCCAGTTCTCGACTTCCTTCTCGAAGCCGGCTTTATCCAGCTGACCGTACATGTACTTGTATGTCGCATCCGCAATAATCTGCTGAAGCTCAACGCCCTTGGACGTATAGGTAGCCGAGTCGAGCGCAGCCGTAGGATCTGCGACCCCGTATTTCACATTCTCCAGCACCAGCTCCTCCGCATGAATCCGGCCCGGCAGCACGTTCAGACTCTGATACATGCCGTTCGTTTCGTATTCGCCGATAACGCTGTCCTTGAAGCCTTTGACTTCGCGTTCAATGAGCTCTTTATTGTCGGTCGCTTTGGCTTTGCCGTCCACCACGGTATAGTGTGTGCCTTCAATGCCCCAGTACATCAGATTCGATACTTCAGGAGTCATCATGTAATCGAAGAACTTCAGGATCTTCTTCAGCTCCGCTTCATCCTTCACCGCCGATTTTGGGAACAGCACTACATTGTTATAGCCGGGAATCATCCACTGGGCGAACTTGCCGTCAGCTCCAGCCACCATACTATGCGTATCCAGCACGGCATCCGGCACGTTCTTGATCAGGTCCTTATTCAAGGAATCGATATCCTGCATCGAGCCGCCGATATACAGCCCGGCTTTGCCGCTGGTGAACATATTGACCGCATCCGTCTTGCTGGTTGCTGCGAAGTCCTGGTTCATGTAACCGCCTTCACGCAGCTTTTTGAAGAAATCCATGGTATCGATATATTGCGGAAAAGTGAACTCTGGCGCAAGCTGACCGTCCTTCTCGGCCCAGTTATTCGGGGTGCCGAACCAGGAGGAGACGGTTTTGAACGCACCATACACCAGCTCGTTGCGGTCAACAACACCGATGGTATCCTTTTTCCCGTTGCCGTCCGGGTCCTGCTCGGTAAAAGCCTTAGCCATCGCGAACAATTCCTCCGTGTTGGCCGGCGCTTTCAGTCCCAGCTTATCCGCCCAGTCCTTGCGGTAGATGATGCCCTGGCGGGCCAGCGGACGGCCGATATACAGGGTATACAGCTTGCCGTCTACCTTGGTGTTATTCAGGATCTCCGGCTTCAGCTTATTCAGGTTAGGGAATTCGCTGAGCAGCGGCCCGATCTCCCAGAACTGCCCGTCCTTGATCGCTTCCTTCATCTGCAGGAAGGTCGTCTGATTCTTCAGATACGTCACCTGCGGCAGGGAGCCGGTGGCGAACGAGGAGTTCAGCTTCTCCTCATACGTATCGGCTGGGAAGAACTGGTAGGTCAGCTTCGTATTCGTCAATTTCTCCACTTCATTCTTGATCGTATCCGGTGGAGTATCTGTCGTGTTCAGCGGGAGCATGATTTTGATCTCAGTCGGCTTCTCCGGCTCAGCAGTGGCCGAGTCCGTGGTTGCGGTTGTGTTGGTCCCGGTGCTGGCGCCCGGGTCTTTCGTAGCTGCCGCCTCTTTGTTGTTGTTACCGCCGCAAGCGGACAACATGCTGAGGGTCAGCAGCGAGCTTAGAAGCAGGGTGAAGGATTTTTTCGTCATTCCTCTTTGACCTCCGTTTAACTTGTATTGGTTACAAGCCTCACAATACGCTCCGGGGTGGATTACGAAAACAATCATTTGCTCATAAAAGCGGGCTGGGCGCGGGGGTGTGGGTTAATGATTATCGTGTGATGGGGGGGATAGGCATTGAAAGCTAGAGCGTGGGAGTGGTGTTGGCATGACGGAAATGGCGGCGGGCGGAACTGTGTTGCGGGCGGGTGCGGCAGCGGGTAGGTGCGGCGGCGGGTAGGTGTGGCAGCGGGTAGGTACGGCGGCGGGTAGGTGCGGCGGCGGGCGGGACTGCGTGAGCTTTGGACTTCCGG is part of the Paenibacillus sp. FSL M7-0420 genome and harbors:
- a CDS encoding glycoside hydrolase family 28 protein, with protein sequence MYNIVDYGAQRDSGVPATQAIADAVAAARGAGGGRVYIPAGTFLTGAIRLYSNIELHLSPGAVLSFSTDPADYPAVESRWEGVKREVHAACIYGAGLTNVSITGSGTIDGNGEPWWEKHRSRPEELEYPRPRLIGFDDCNRVTLRDLTLVNSPSWTVNPINCSNVMIDNLSILNPADSPNTDGINPESCRDVRISNCHIDVGDDCIAIKAGTEDTRERIPCENITITNCVMVHGHGAVVLGSEMSGDIRNVTISNCVFKQTDRGIRMKSRRGRGGIIEDIRISNIVMEDVICPFTLNLYYFCGPRGKEKYVWDKNPYPVTEETPQFRRIHYANITARNVHAAAGFLYGLAEQAVSEITFTNIDISMAEHAVPGQPDMMAGLQDMQRRGFFLGNVREVQFQQVTIENHDGPAFYIENGEEVEFLNCRSRNTAKPEKLVEQVTVSLAEL
- a CDS encoding glycoside hydrolase family 88/105 protein; amino-acid sequence: MIGSLQQTPIEWAQKACDSLMDTYQAWELPPAHRWHYHQGVFLCGMELLWKKLREDRYIDYIKQYVDDLVDEQGNFDFARDELDAVQAGLLLFTLYERTGKRKYREAAAKLRHLLLTLNRTSEGGYWHKDKYPNQMWLDGLYMAGVFSLKYANIYRDDALRAEVLHQERLMRKYMKDEATGLLYHAWDESRRMPWSNPATGCSPEFWSRSLGWYGLAVSQFMDELPETDPGRAELAAELSGFVQALIRYQDPGSGLWYQVVDKGHEPDNWLETSGSCLFVYTIARAVKLGILPAEVADEAAEAARKGYEGLIQVLQWDEQGRLLLPDICIGTSAGDYRNYVTRPKVSNDLHGVGALVMACVEMQDLYPA
- a CDS encoding carbohydrate ABC transporter permease is translated as MVEDRTFSGRLFSAVNFILLALIALVTVLPFIHVVAGSFTTSAELAANKFVLIPKVWSLEAYKFIFSTNTIFRALGVSIGVTLIGTLFSMFITALMAYGLSRRDLDGRRVFNFLVVFTMLFHGGMIPTFLVVKELGLIDSYAALILPSAISAFNMIILKNFFQNIPEGLEESAKIDGCNDFGILFKIVLPLSLPAIATISLFYAVTYWNTYMSAILYLDNSAKWPIQVLLRQIVVLASGMDHSATLDGTVPPPDQTIKMAVIVVATLPILMVYPFLQKHFAKGAMLGSMKG
- a CDS encoding ABC transporter permease, with protein sequence MQEVTAPPRVVPEPQPKKYKSSSELKKRLWRNKLLYVMLIPGVLYFIIFKYLPMYGLIISFQDYKPYQGITGSEWVGMKHFSRLFTEPDFLNILANTLILFGMNILIYFPIPIILALMLNELRGTFFKRFFQTLVYLPHFMSWVIVVSISFVMVTMDGGIINELLAYFGFAKINFLLSPGWFRPMYILQVIWREAGWGTIIYLASIAAIDPGLYEASRMDGAGRLRQVWHITLPAIRGVIITLFILKIGSVLDLGFEHVYLLLNSMNREVAEIIDTYVYTAGLRQGQFSYSTAIGFFKSIVGLIMVMTVNKVSKKIGEEGVY
- a CDS encoding extracellular solute-binding protein, with amino-acid sequence MTKKSFTLLLSSLLTLSMLSACGGNNNKEAAATKDPGASTGTNTTATTDSATAEPEKPTEIKIMLPLNTTDTPPDTIKNEVEKLTNTKLTYQFFPADTYEEKLNSSFATGSLPQVTYLKNQTTFLQMKEAIKDGQFWEIGPLLSEFPNLNKLKPEILNNTKVDGKLYTLYIGRPLARQGIIYRKDWADKLGLKAPANTEELFAMAKAFTEQDPDGNGKKDTIGVVDRNELVYGAFKTVSSWFGTPNNWAEKDGQLAPEFTFPQYIDTMDFFKKLREGGYMNQDFAATSKTDAVNMFTSGKAGLYIGGSMQDIDSLNKDLIKNVPDAVLDTHSMVAGADGKFAQWMIPGYNNVVLFPKSAVKDEAELKKILKFFDYMMTPEVSNLMYWGIEGTHYTVVDGKAKATDNKELIEREVKGFKDSVIGEYETNGMYQSLNVLPGRIHAEELVLENVKYGVADPTAALDSATYTSKGVELQQIIADATYKYMYGQLDKAGFEKEVENWKSRGGAKIIEEYNAAYKK